In Humulus lupulus chromosome 6, drHumLupu1.1, whole genome shotgun sequence, a single genomic region encodes these proteins:
- the LOC133784560 gene encoding uncharacterized protein LOC133784560, producing MAKSKRHPDLKEEHQEDWMILCDRWCSSEFKERALKNTTNRSKRKWESKNGSVSTPRHHIRRGMVLTSPTGQIETWRLKHYDAEKGWTGIELEPLYDKMMELRGQHPLEELSDKEIMERVLERDSVYLRGWGRSPSVTTSTSHRENIVGNQPTYEELVERLNDTTSRLNATNEQLSVVVDILRHNNLMAPPPPPPTDQATNANLRESPSFSVRESQDDS from the exons ATGGCCAAGAGCAAACGTCATCCAGACTTAAAAGAAGAACATCAAGAAGATTGGATGATTTTGTGTGATCGTTGGTGTTCTTCTGAATTTAAG GAAAGAGCATTAAAGAATACTACCAATCGATCAAAGAGGAAATGGGAGTCAAAAAATGGTTCAGTCTCCACACCACGACATCACATTCGACGTGGAATGGTGTTAACTTCTCCTACCGGTCAAATTGAGACATGGCGTCTAAAGCATTATGATGCTGAGAAAGGATGGACTGGAATAGAGCTCGAGCCATTATAT gaTAAAATGATGGAGTTAAGGGGTCAACATCCTCTAGAAGAACTGTCTGATAAAGAGATTATGGAGCGTGTACTTGAACGTGATTCGGTATACTTGCGAGGGTGGGGGCGGTCACCTAGTGTCACAACTTCTACTTCACATCGTGAAAATATTGTGGGTAACCAACCAACTTATGAAGAGTTAGTTGAACGACTTAATGATACAACTTCCCGCCTTAATGCTACTAACGAACAACTTAGTGTGGTTGTGGATATACTTCGTCATAACAATTTGATGGcaccgcctccaccacctccaacagACCAAGCTACAAATGCAAATTTAAGAGAGTCGCCATCTTTTTCAGTTcgggagtcacaagatgattcttag